From the Luteolibacter rhizosphaerae genome, one window contains:
- a CDS encoding 3-keto-disaccharide hydrolase — protein MKSVLLFLAMAVPAFSAPNELSPEEKKENFKLLFDGKSLKGWRTYKQKEPKEQWKIEDDAITLTSGGGGDLITDDEFEDFDFRCEWKIADQGNSGIMWHSTEEHQYPWVSGPEYQILDSFDKAGHKYAHETKKGNIAGCFYDIYPGKVEWSKPVGEWNETRIVIKGTKVTLYLNGNVTSDVDTASDEFKAALAKSKFNGWEHFNKAKKGHIVFQDHGDKVAFRNIRIKKL, from the coding sequence ATGAAATCCGTCCTCTTGTTTCTCGCCATGGCAGTGCCTGCCTTTTCCGCCCCGAACGAACTTTCTCCGGAAGAAAAGAAGGAAAACTTCAAGCTACTCTTCGACGGCAAGTCGCTGAAGGGCTGGCGCACCTACAAGCAGAAGGAGCCGAAGGAGCAATGGAAGATCGAGGACGATGCGATCACCCTCACCTCCGGCGGCGGTGGCGACCTGATCACGGACGATGAGTTCGAGGACTTCGATTTCCGCTGCGAGTGGAAGATCGCGGACCAAGGCAACTCCGGCATCATGTGGCACTCCACCGAGGAGCACCAGTATCCCTGGGTGAGCGGCCCGGAATACCAGATTCTCGATTCCTTCGACAAGGCGGGCCACAAGTATGCCCACGAAACGAAGAAGGGTAACATCGCCGGTTGCTTCTACGACATCTACCCGGGCAAGGTGGAATGGTCGAAGCCCGTCGGCGAGTGGAACGAAACCCGGATCGTGATCAAAGGCACGAAGGTGACCCTCTACCTGAACGGTAACGTGACCTCCGACGTGGACACGGCGAGCGACGAATTCAAGGCGGCGCTGGCGAAGTCCAAGTTCAACGGCTGGGAGCACTTCAACAAGGCGAAGAAGGGTCACATCGTCTTCCAAGACCACGGTGACAAGGTCGCCTTCCGCAACATCCGGATCAAGAAGCTGTAA
- a CDS encoding pyridoxal-phosphate-dependent aminotransferase family protein yields the protein MSSPKLFSPGPIDVSPETFAAMSRTMIGHRGSEFEALYASLQPGLQAIFGTSRPVFLSTSSAWGVMEGALRNLARKKVLCLCCGAFSDKWLDVAKKCGYEADSVQVEWGQQIDPEAVRAKLSEGGFDTVTLIHSETSTGVLNDLAAISKVVKSFPDTMLIVDTVSSLSTVPVDMDANGIDVMLAGVQKALALPPGLAVFAVSEAGMERAKGTPNRGYYFDFVEFAKNAAVNNTPSTPAISILYGLQYILGLIEKEGMEARFARHAKTNAMIHAWGAKRGFEHFAPEGFRSTALTCFKTPEGFDLSGFIKALKTKHNFLINGGYGKIKGTTFRISNMGNETEATMQELIDAMEDVLG from the coding sequence ATGTCCTCGCCCAAATTGTTCAGTCCCGGCCCGATCGACGTTTCGCCTGAAACTTTCGCCGCCATGTCGCGGACGATGATCGGTCACCGCGGCTCCGAGTTCGAAGCCCTCTACGCCTCGCTCCAACCCGGCCTGCAGGCCATCTTCGGTACCTCCCGCCCGGTCTTCCTTTCCACCTCCTCCGCCTGGGGCGTGATGGAGGGTGCGCTGCGCAATCTGGCCCGCAAGAAGGTGCTCTGCCTGTGCTGCGGCGCCTTCTCCGACAAGTGGCTGGATGTGGCCAAGAAGTGCGGCTACGAGGCCGACTCCGTGCAGGTGGAGTGGGGCCAGCAGATCGACCCCGAAGCAGTGCGCGCGAAGCTGAGCGAAGGCGGCTTCGACACGGTGACTTTGATCCACAGCGAGACTTCGACCGGCGTGCTCAACGATCTGGCGGCGATCTCGAAGGTGGTGAAGTCCTTCCCGGACACCATGCTGATCGTGGACACGGTTTCGTCTCTCTCCACGGTGCCGGTGGACATGGATGCGAACGGCATCGACGTGATGCTGGCCGGCGTCCAGAAGGCGCTGGCGCTGCCGCCGGGCCTAGCGGTCTTCGCCGTCTCTGAGGCCGGCATGGAGCGGGCCAAGGGCACGCCGAACCGGGGCTACTACTTCGACTTCGTGGAATTCGCGAAGAACGCGGCAGTGAACAACACGCCGTCCACACCGGCGATCTCGATCCTCTACGGGCTGCAGTACATCCTGGGCCTGATCGAGAAAGAGGGCATGGAAGCGCGCTTCGCCCGCCACGCGAAGACCAATGCGATGATCCACGCCTGGGGTGCCAAGCGAGGTTTCGAGCACTTCGCACCGGAGGGATTCCGCTCCACCGCGCTGACCTGCTTCAAGACTCCGGAAGGTTTCGATCTCTCCGGCTTCATCAAGGCGCTCAAGACGAAGCACAACTTCCTGATCAACGGCGGCTACGGCAAGATCAAGGGCACCACCTTCCGGATCTCCAACATGGGGAACGAGACGGAAGCCACGATGCAGGAGCTGATCGACGCAATGGAAGACGTGCTCGGCTAA
- a CDS encoding SRPBCC family protein — MLHVLSREQFLPVSPEEAWDFFSSPRNLDSITPPDLGFRIVHCPAEKMHEGQIIEYRVKILPAVWVPWVTEIKGVDEGRSFIDEQRFGPYKFWHHLHAFEAVEGGVKVHDLVHYIMPLGPLGSIAHLLFARRKLQRIFDFRREEMERRFGRRS, encoded by the coding sequence ATGCTCCACGTTCTCAGTCGCGAACAATTCCTGCCCGTTTCTCCCGAAGAGGCTTGGGATTTCTTCTCATCCCCGCGGAACCTCGATTCCATCACCCCGCCGGACCTCGGTTTCCGCATTGTCCATTGCCCGGCGGAAAAGATGCACGAAGGCCAGATCATCGAATACCGCGTGAAAATCCTGCCCGCGGTTTGGGTGCCTTGGGTGACGGAGATCAAAGGGGTGGACGAAGGGCGTTCCTTCATCGATGAGCAGCGCTTCGGGCCCTACAAGTTCTGGCATCACCTCCACGCCTTCGAGGCGGTCGAGGGCGGGGTGAAGGTCCACGACCTCGTCCATTACATCATGCCTCTCGGCCCGCTGGGAAGCATCGCCCACCTCCTCTTCGCCCGCCGCAAATTGCAGCGGATCTTCGACTTCCGCCGGGAAGAAATGGAGCGGCGGTTTGGCCGCCGCTCCTGA
- a CDS encoding EF-hand domain-containing protein: protein MKTSSPSTRIALSCAGLFLALPAFGGAVVGTLQAEFNAADADTSGSLSELEFSTAYSEGLSRGQLKKQFKSADSDKSKSISLSEYLAFRSAAILKDKNADPALRFEVADLNIDGFLSLEEFVVLVPGKRPLIEVRKRHLMADASDDDQVTLEEYTDYVESPQPDTSGIPFRKFDLADLDSNDELTVDEFAGAYPPAVKPQVIDKKFDGQDDNGDELLTRDEWNPGGGPASS, encoded by the coding sequence ATGAAGACCAGTTCACCATCCACCCGTATCGCGCTCTCCTGCGCCGGTCTCTTCCTCGCCCTTCCCGCCTTCGGCGGGGCGGTCGTGGGAACTCTGCAGGCTGAATTCAATGCTGCCGACGCCGACACCTCCGGGAGTCTGTCGGAGCTTGAATTCTCCACGGCTTACTCCGAGGGCCTGTCCAGAGGGCAGCTCAAGAAGCAGTTCAAGAGCGCCGACAGCGACAAGAGCAAGTCGATCTCGCTTTCCGAATACCTCGCCTTCCGCTCGGCGGCGATCCTGAAGGACAAGAATGCGGACCCGGCGCTTCGCTTTGAAGTCGCGGACCTGAACATCGACGGCTTCCTTTCGCTGGAAGAGTTTGTCGTGCTCGTGCCCGGCAAGCGTCCGCTGATCGAAGTTCGCAAGCGCCATCTGATGGCCGATGCCAGCGACGATGACCAAGTGACGCTGGAGGAATACACCGACTACGTCGAAAGCCCGCAGCCGGATACCTCCGGGATTCCCTTCCGGAAGTTCGACCTCGCCGATCTGGACAGCAACGACGAGCTGACGGTGGACGAATTTGCCGGTGCCTATCCCCCGGCCGTGAAGCCGCAAGTCATCGACAAGAAGTTCGACGGCCAGGACGACAACGGGGATGAGTTGCTGACCCGGGACGAATGGAACCCGGGTGGCGGCCCTGCTTCCTCCTGA